The following are from one region of the Magallana gigas chromosome 6, xbMagGiga1.1, whole genome shotgun sequence genome:
- the LOC105343261 gene encoding osteoclast-stimulating factor 1, with the protein MTSTVRPCRPPPPVPKPGHVRVVRALYRYEAQQGDELSFDEGDTLYILDMSNTDWWKAKCGNNTGLIPSNYVDQNTEAIDYPLHEASKRGNITFMRECISNNVSVNGLDKAGSTPLHWAAHGGHLDCIQLLLGSNCQVNVQNKLGDTPLHSAAWKNHAEAVKLLIQKGARVDIKNNEGRLPLELTKDPECAALIKQAVAPRNSYSNDYGDEEDSD; encoded by the exons ATGACGTCTACAGTCCGGCCTTGCAGACCTCCTCCACCTGTTCCAAAGCCAG GACACGTCAGAGTAGTAAGAGCTCTGTATCGCTATGAGGCTCAACAG GGCGATGAGCTGTCCTTCGATGAGGGTGACACACTTTACATTCTTGATATGAGTAACACTGATTGGTGGAAAGCAAAGTGTGGAAACAACACGGGACTTATCCCCAGTAATTACG TTGACCAAAATACAGAGGCTATTGACTACCCACTTCACGAAGCTTCAAAACGTGGAAACATCACATTTATGAGGGAATGCATATCAAACAAT GTGTCTGTCAATGGCTTAGATAAAGCTGGATCCACTCCTCTACACTGGGCAGCACATGGGGGACACTTAGACTGTATCCAGTTATTACTCGGCTCAAACTGTCAGGTCAACGTTCAG AATAAATTAGGAGACACCCCATTACATTCAGCAGCCTGGAAGAACCATGCAGAGGCAGTCAAACTGTTAATTCAGAAAG GTGCTCGAGTGGATATTAAGAATAATGAAGGCAGGTTGCCACTGGAGCTAACGAAGGATCCAGAGTGTGCAGCCCTGATCAAACAAGCAG TTGCGCCAAGGAACAGTTATTCAAATGATTATGGAGATGAGGAGGACTCCGATTAG
- the LOC105343262 gene encoding uncharacterized protein — MALKLHRNTIWTHNTNNIGHLGLHSETKNLTLAKNTSVKKHFGVLITALKTSEKQNFRIMSGNRRELEQSLLALTQRMREINASRLSVPAMRKTSTSSRDSRSVSDVSTFSFSSSNSSAASYNSFSKYIGRRLSPVKGKRKSRVSLEKDTVDNDKQEEDGKKRERRLATISPPNIVELQKMSEDPNEFAEKSNFSLPELQDRVFLRKSSVRITPFPDLPVESENTNKEESSSTVSGDHGSTPRRSVRKKSKVGKKYSKGSMEDIHVQEPETARNNPHARMIALQKLQMEAQKRAALIEKQRQELIKKNRKEVTECFRYSHAVEQFLKSKRQNSKISMSDVPDEVEYDDQGCEIRHLGPSVLAVINVDDMDYVTSVTVRRRRHTTSGLGEKRPSFYRSKSRKSIASIYHPLPSISKESKPTEQSTKKLISKDSLPPLAEEQVVVT; from the coding sequence ATGGCTCTCAAACTTCATCGTAATACGATATGGACACACAACACAAACAATATTGGACATCTTGGACTTCACAGTGAAACCAAAAACCTGACTCTCGCAAAAAATACGAGCGTGAAGAAACATTTTGGTGTTCTTATTACTGCTCTGAAAACGAGTGAGAAACAGAATTTCAGAATCATGAGTGGAAACCGACGTGAACTTGAACAGTCCTTATTGGCTCTCACGCAGAGAATGCGAGAAATCAACGCAAGCCGACTCTCGGTGCCTGCAATGAGAAAGACTTCTACCTCTTCGAGAGATTCGAGGTCCGTTTCTGATGTAAGCACATTTTCGTTTTCATCGTCCAATTCCAGTGCCGCGTCTTATAACTCTTTTTCGAAATACATTGGTCGAAGACTTTCGCCGGTAAAAGGGAAAAGAAAATCTCGGGTTTCACTCGAGAAAGACACTGTAGACAATGATAAACAGGAGGAAGATGGGAAGAAAAGAGAACGGAGATTGGCTACGATCTCTCCGCCAAATATCGTTGAGCTTCAGAAGATGTCCGAAGATCCAAATGAATTTGCtgaaaaatcaaacttttctCTACCCGAGTTACAGGACAGAGTTTTTCTGCGTAAAAGCTCTGTTCGAATTACTCCGTTTCCTGATCTTCCAGTAGAATCGGAAAATACAAATAAGGAGGAATCATCATCAACCGTTTCTGGTGATCATGGCAGCACTCCAAGACGATCAGTACGCAAAAAATCCAAAGTCGGCAAAAAATATAGCAAAGGAAGCATGGAAGACATTCATGTGCAGGAACCAGAAACAGCCCGCAACAACCCTCACGCAAGAATGATTGCACTGCAGAAACTGCAGATGGAAGCCCAGAAGCGAGCTGCGCTTATTGAAAAACAGAGACAAGAATTGATCAAGAAAAATCGCAAAGAAGTGACGGAATGTTTTCGATATTCGCATGCCGTTGAGCAGTTTCTGAAATCAAAAAGACAAAATTCTAAGATTTCTATGTCTGATGTACCAGATGAGGTCGAATACGACGACCAGGGATGCGAGATTCGCCATCTCGGTCCTTCTGTTTTGGCCGTGATAAACGTGGATGACATGGATTACGTCACCAGCGTCACCGTGCGTCGCAGACGACACACAACAAGCGGTCTAGGAGAAAAACGACCGAGTTTCTACAGATCGAAATCAAGAAAATCAATCGCTTCCATTTATCACCCATTGCCGAGCATCAGCAAGGAATCAAAACCAACAGAACAGTCTACCAAGAAACTTATCTCAAAAGACAGTCTCCCGCCACTTGCAGAGGAGCAAGTCGTAGTCACGTGA